A region of bacterium DNA encodes the following proteins:
- a CDS encoding VanZ family protein, giving the protein MKIKTVHLSAWWIAIIFLNSLLGRQLYNAIQAIGGWRLFLGLIALLSLICIRHSIRFIRRDKYLEGVGFILLGMISCFMLELPEERVHVLLFGFLGFLLGTHSALSTGKWLALGLVVGILDEGIQALLPYRVGDMRDIIINTLSLLLGAIVALRCGTTVQRCSDHESAR; this is encoded by the coding sequence ATGAAGATTAAGACGGTACATTTGAGTGCGTGGTGGATTGCCATTATTTTTCTTAACTCCCTGCTTGGACGACAGCTCTATAACGCCATCCAAGCTATCGGAGGATGGCGCCTTTTCTTAGGTCTCATAGCACTGCTTAGCCTTATATGCATAAGACATAGCATTCGATTCATTCGAAGAGATAAATATTTAGAGGGGGTTGGATTCATACTGCTCGGCATGATCTCTTGTTTTATGCTTGAGCTTCCTGAAGAGCGAGTACACGTGCTTCTTTTTGGCTTTCTCGGTTTTTTGCTTGGCACACACTCTGCTCTGTCTACAGGGAAATGGCTCGCGCTTGGGCTCGTAGTAGGAATTCTGGATGAGGGAATACAAGCGCTACTCCCTTACCGAGTCGGCGACATGCGTGACATTATAATCAATACACTAAGCCTACTGCTTGGCGCTATTGTCGCGCTTCGTTGCGGTACAACCGTGCAGCGCTGTAGTGACC
- a CDS encoding MBL fold metallo-hydrolase — MLKNLLCPFLSLLFFILAGCSSLSRQDSSREIHIHFLNIGEGSATLVESNDLGNILIDTGNPTSQIVSKLQNMGIQRIDKLILTHPHPDHIGGAHSVIEFLTPTSIFDNGELLTFDTPELRWYKEAVRESPNYNALKRGDIFRGHSSRLTVLSPQALISDWNSNSLIMRLTAYGHTALFMADGNHATEKFLVQSAENLKADILQVGHHGALDSSSLEFLRTASPRFAVISVNKDNVNGYPHNKTLKKLRDIGSTYFVTYESGRVSFTLSPDDITVSTEKDA, encoded by the coding sequence GTGTTGAAAAATCTGCTTTGCCCATTTCTCTCTTTACTGTTTTTCATTCTCGCTGGATGTTCTTCGCTGTCCCGTCAAGATTCATCACGCGAGATTCATATTCACTTTTTAAATATTGGAGAGGGCTCAGCAACTCTTGTTGAGAGTAATGACTTGGGAAATATTTTAATTGACACTGGAAACCCTACTTCTCAGATTGTCAGTAAACTTCAAAATATGGGGATTCAAAGGATCGACAAGCTGATTCTCACTCATCCTCACCCTGACCATATAGGCGGTGCACATAGTGTTATTGAGTTTCTGACTCCCACGAGCATTTTTGACAACGGCGAGCTTCTGACCTTCGATACACCTGAACTACGTTGGTATAAAGAGGCTGTTCGTGAATCTCCGAATTACAATGCACTGAAACGTGGAGATATTTTTCGGGGGCATTCTTCTCGACTTACGGTCCTCTCCCCACAAGCACTTATCTCTGACTGGAATTCTAACTCGCTGATCATGAGACTCACAGCTTACGGACACACAGCGCTATTTATGGCCGATGGCAATCACGCAACGGAGAAGTTTCTCGTGCAGTCTGCGGAAAATCTCAAGGCTGACATCCTCCAAGTCGGTCACCACGGGGCGCTTGATTCTTCTTCTCTAGAATTTCTGAGAACGGCTTCACCTCGTTTTGCCGTTATTAGTGTGAATAAGGACAATGTAAACGGGTATCCTCATAACAAAACTCTTAAAAAATTACGCGACATTGGCAGCACTTATTTCGTAACGTATGAAAGTGGTAGAGTCTCATTCACGCTTTCTCCTGATGACATTACCGTTTCAACAGAAAAGGACGCATGA